The following are from one region of the Camarhynchus parvulus chromosome 3, STF_HiC, whole genome shotgun sequence genome:
- the BFSP1 gene encoding filensin, whose amino-acid sequence MYRSSFLREVRKEKYERSDAYDELRGSPEFDSLAQARGLENLQELNERFASYINRARVLEQRNSILRKQLETFQRMDELVGLDEAFAGQIEFNRQRMRELASDRAKLEREEKDAQRMLDEYCNKYRNEREYQQRLKETLEHLNKEADEALLCNLELQIESQFLQDDINATKDRYKKNLMEIQTYVNVLQQIIQTTPRVSPITTGICEEKLIAERRIPVLQSQLEEYKSILCQLQAQKYKLQTETTMLEQAIKNTQESYDDEIQLYNEQIENLRKGIEEAERILEKYTTDCRQLVIYQQSLENELERYKRIIENEDSRLNSAIAGTPVTLFTQIYRPAQPQASRGRDITQAMQDIASIKPRQKGLTKKIARKKELMSKDITDSHSPERMYERTLEGFDQDQMEFRHEGSVRCEPEQEGSEFDEKEMGPEDVPDGAQISKAFDKLCNIMREKIRVYKRPEAKSDAHPKGRYVLVTGEEGYEEPCILAPSIPAGGGITVSTGNGKVMNGGDVESIPELPEPAEPPEKEKGEICERREEFELPDKQREEGKEDVLEWGKKARGKIEQITKYPDISEPETVTSSGLISPTEPGLLRETEYEREDKQGLLFREADLPGSMSYEKVEVVESIEKFSDDKIQTYEETAMIVETMIEKTSKKKLGDKGS is encoded by the exons ATGTACAGGAGCAGCTTCCTCCGTGAGGTACGCAAGGAGAAGTATGAGCGGTCAGATGCCTATGATGAGCTACGAGGCTCCCCAGAATTCGACAGTTTGGCCCAAGCCCGGGGCTTGGAGAACCTGCAGGAGCTCAACGAGCGCTTTGCAAGCTACATCAACCGGGCGCGTGTGCTGGAACAGCGCAACAGCATCCTGCGCAAGCAGCTGGAGACCTTCCAGCGCATGGATGAGCTGGTGGGCTTGGATGAAGCCTTTGCTGGTCAGATTGAGTTCAACCGGCAACGAATGAGGGAGCTGGCTTCTGACCGAGCCAAGCTGGAGCGGGAGGAGAAGGATGCCCAGCGCATGCTCGATGAGTACTGCAACAA GTATAGAAATGAACGTGAGTATCAGCAGAGGCTAAAAGAAACCCTGGAGCACCTTAATAAA GAAGCTGATGAAGCCTTGCTGTGCAACTTGGAGCTGCAAATTGAGTCCCAGTTCCTGCAGGATGACATCAATGCAACAAAGGACAGATACAAGAAG AACCTCATGGAAATCCAGACCTATGTCAATGTCTTGCAGCAGATCATCCAGACAACTCCTCGTGTGTCCCCAATAACCACTGGCATATGTGAG GAAAAACTGATAGCTGAGAGGAGGATCCCtgttctgcagagccagctggagGAATACAAGAGCATCCTCTGCCAGCTACAGGCACAGAAATACAAGCTCCAGACAGAG ACAACCATGCTGGAGCAAGCAATTAAAAACACCCAGGAGAGTTATGACGATGAAATTCAGCTTTACAATGAGCAGATTGAAAACCTTAGGAAGGGGATAGAGGAGGCCGAGAGGATCTTGGAGAAGTACACCACTGACTGCCGCCAGCTGGTGATCTACCAGCAGTCCCTGGAGAATGAGCTGGAACGGTACAAACGGATCATCGAGAATGAGGACAGCCG GTTGAACTCTGCTATAGCAGGAACCCCAGTCACACTCTTCACACAGATTTATCGACCTGCCCAGCCTCAGGCTTCAAGGGGAAGAG aTATCACCCAGGCCATGCAAGACATTGCCAGTATAAAGCCCAGACAAAAAGGCCTGACAAAGAAAATTGCCAGGAAAAAGGAGCTGATGTCAAAAGACATAACCGACAGTCACTCACCTGAAAGAATGTACGAAAGAACTCTGGAAGGTTTTGACCAAGATCAGATGGAGTTTAGGCATGAAGGCTCAGTCAGGTGTGAACCTGAGCAAGAAGGATCAGAATttgatgaaaaagaaatgggCCCAGAGGACGTACCTGATGGAGCCCAGATAAGTAAAGCCTTTGATAAATTGTGTAATATTATGAGGGAGAAAATAAGAGTCTACAAGAGACCAGAGGCTAAGTCTGATGCCCATCCCAAAGGGCGTTATGTGCTGGTGACAGGGGAGGAAGGCTATGAAGAACCGTGCATCTTGGCCCCCTCTATCCCTGCCGGGGGAGGGATCACAGTTTCCACTGGCAATGGGAAGGTAATGAATGGTGGTGATGTGGAGTCCATACCAGAGCTCCCAGAACCTGCCGAACcaccagaaaaagagaaaggggaaatcTGTGAAAGGAGAGAAGAGTTTGAACTCCCAGATAAacagagagaggaggggaaagaagaTGTGCttgaatgggggaaaaaagcaagaggaaaaattgAGCAAATCACAAAGTACCCAGACATCTCTGAGCCTGAGACAGTTACTTCCTCTGGTCTGATAAGCCCAACTGAGCCAGGACTCCTTCGAGAGACAGAATATGAGCGAGAAGATAAACAGGGCCTTTTGTTCAGGGAAGCAGACTTACCTGGCTCTATGAGCTATGAGAaggtggaggtggtggagtccaTTGAGAAGTTTTCAGATGACAAAATTCAGACGTATGAAGAGACAGCAATGATTGTTGAGACAATGATAGAGAAGACAAGCAAGAAGAAATTAGGTGACAAAGGCTCTTAA